The nucleotide sequence GCTGAGCAGTGGTACGGCGGTTGCGAATCGGATGAAATGGCGCCGGCTGAAATCAGGCATGACTGGCATTTGAACTAGCCTCCGCTTAAGAGTGTGTGAAGATTCCTTCTCAAATTCACGGGAGCCACGCGAGGTGCCCCCCAAGGGTCGACGGTTAAACCTCAGTCAATTCGATCTTCCTTTCTGCGATCCGCAGATCGAGAGGTTGGGTCCTTCGCGACTGGCGATTGCTGGACGATGAAGCTCACAAGGTCCTCAACCTCGGCTGCGGTTAGTTTCTGGCGAAAGTCGACCGGCATGGAGAGTGTGCGCGACCGCTCGATGGACTGCAGGTCGGACTTCAGGAGTAGATAGAACTGCCCATCCGCATCCTGTATTTGAATCGAAGAATTGTTTTCGTTACGGATGACACCAGAGAACTGCTGGCCCGTGCTGGTCGTGACATGGGCGAGGGAGAGGGTCGATGCTTTCTGTTCCTGCGGATTGATGATGGCAGCGCGGATGTCATTCGCGTCGTGGTCGTAAGCGAAATCGCTCAGGTCGGTCGCCAGAAAACGCCCTTCTCCGTGCATCGCATGGCAGCCGGTACATCCACCCTTGCCAAAGAATACTTTCTTGCCTTCTTTGGAATCTCCAGTGCTTGCCCGGCCTTCGCCGTTCGCCTGGAGGAACCGCATGTAGGAAACTATGGATTGGATCTCGAGAGTGCCCAAGGTGCTGAATGACGGCATTCCTTTGCTGGAAATTCCATCGTGAAGAATTCGAGTCAGTTCCGAATCCGGCATGGCTCTTGAACGGGAGGTACGACCAATGCCAGGCGCGTGCTCCCCACCATCGCCGTCCATTCCGTGGCAGACGGAACAAGAAGATTCAAAGAGATCTTTGCCCTTGCTGGATGCAGTAGAGTTGGGCGCGACTTTCGGGGTCAGAGTCTGTGCCTCAACCGAGTGGGATAGAAGAAGTAGAGCAAGGGCGACCCCACCCATTCGCACCCAACGAGAAATCTCGAATGGCTGCATGGGGCCGCTCTTCTGGGGGAGAAAGACTGTGACGCAAGTCCTGATTGACAGTTTGGACCCGAGGCTTAGCCTGTCGTAGAGAATTCGCAGCATTCCTGGTGTTCCTTCGACTTGGGGCGAATCACTCAGCAAGGCACGAGAATACATTGTGGTGCCTTTAGTTTTTTCCCGGAACCCATACCACCGCGCCTCGCTCCAGCGGCGGCAGCGTGAACTCCATGAGATCTCCTTGTTTCACGCCATGAACAACCTGCTGTTCGCCGAGGAAGGGAAGATACGCCAGAGAATCTCCCATTTTCGCGGGAACCCGCACATGGATCGCAGCGACTGGCGTTGGAACTACTACTTTGCCCGGAACCAACCCGCCGAAGTTAGACAGGTACACATGCGGTGTTCCGCTCACCATCGCGAAGTTCGCCGCCACGGTTGTGGGAGCGTCAACCTGGACGCCGCCATTCTTACCCAGAGCATTCAGTAGATCGGCAGGCGGATTCGCCGAGCCGGTTGTGAAGTCACTCTGCAACGCGTTGTAGTACGCGCGCGCCGGATCCGAGGGCAACACTATTTTTTGCGGCGACGCCGGAATCGCGGAAGAATCCTCTCCCAAGACAACCAGTCGTCCACCATGGTCAACGAATGCCTTGATCTCCTTCCGCTCGGTGTCATTCAACACGCTGACGCTCGGCAGGACCAGCGTCTCCCCGTGAAAGTCAGCCAGGGTTCTGGGCGTGACCACCTGCAAGGAACGATGCTGTTGGATGAGCAGGACGAGTGCACCTCGATACGAGGGAAGGAATTCTTTCGCGGCATAGTCGCGGCTCTTCGGAGAAAAATATACGCCCACGGGATGGATCGGGGTCCGGGGCAAATACAGGGCTTTTTCATTCTTTTCGATCCACTCGAAAATTTGCTTGCGCGTCGCGAGATCATTCGAGCCGGCCATCGAGTGCCCCGGAGCATCCCAGAAATTTGCTCCCGCCATCACGATGGAGTTAGCGAGATTCTTCATAGGCTCCGGCGCGGTTACGCCCTTCTCGCCGTCCCACGAGTAGTTGAGAATCCAGCTAGCCTTGCCTTGCGCAAAAGCTCGAAACGAGAGCATGCCTGCCTGATACAAGAACCAGTCCACCTGCGACCGCGACGCGGCCATGTGCTCGCCGTTACCGAACTCGTATTCATGTGCAATGACGTCGATCACGTTGTACATCTCGTAGACATCTGCCCCGACCCGCGTCGCTTCTTCCTCGATTCCCGGATAGATCTCAGGAATCAGCATGATGTCAGGATTTACGGCGCGGGCGTTCTCGCGAATTTCCCGCACGAAGTCCGTCATGGTCTCGATTCGAAAATCAACCCACTTGCGGAAATTGACGTCCTGGAAGTCGCCTAGCTTCACATCTTTTTTTGCGTCCAGCCCGGTCTTTTCCCGAAAGGCGGCAACTGTGTAGTCGTCGAAACTAGCCCAACTCTGCTCCCATCCATCGAAGTGCGTCATCCAGTAAGGGATATCCACATAAATGCCGTCCAGACCTGTGGACGCGATTTCGCGCACCCGCTGCATGTACTGCTTCCGCCACTCTTTCGCGTAGGGGGTGATCCAAACATCCTCATCACCCTCTCGGATCCAGAACGCGGCGCCGCCCGTAAACACTGCGGGCTCGCCCGTGAGTTTTCGTTGTAGCCAATCGGGATGATCTTTCAATATGGTGTGCGCGGATTTGTCCGCGTTGGCGGTAATGCACTCCGTACCTGCGATGTACACAAAGACCTTGTTGTGGGCCTTGTGCGCCTGTTCGGCTACCTCTCGAAGAACCTTGAGTTTGGCAGTGGGGTCGAGAAAACTTTCGTAGCGTCCGGGAATGTCATTGTCTACTTCAATGCCAAAGACATGGTCCTCAACCGCCTTTCGTACGGACTGATCCGCATCATTGTGGTTCAAACCGTATGCAGCAATGCGCACCGTGTGGGTCCAATTTTGCTTGGGTTCCTGACCGACCGAGCTATTCGAAACAACGCCTACCAGTAGAAGGGAACTGAATATCCATGAGAGCTTCATACCCAACACCTCCTGTATCCTGAGAATGCAATTATGCCAGCGGATTGGCCGCAGGGTTAAGCTCTCAACTTTTATTCTGTGGTCGCCACGATTCCGAAGCACCGGGCGAGGCTGTTGTTCAGAGGAACATGGCTGGCAGTCACTCGCCGCGTTCCAGTTTGTGTAGCACTCATCGGCAATGTCCCATTCGTTAGAACTGGAACCGCAATCCAAATTGCATCCGGCGGGGAGAATTGAGTGTCCCGGTCACCTGTCCAAAATCCGAACCGCCAAACGCTATTCCTGGCAGACCGAATCTCGGAGTGTTGGTGAAGTTAAAGAACTCTCCGCGAAGCTGGAGTTTCATACCCTCCCGGATGGTGATCTCCTTACTCAAAGAAAGATCCAGGTTGTGAACGCCGTCGGTGCGAAGGTTCGAAAAATATCGCGGTGAATTCCCGGCGACCTGGCTGCCGGGGTCTGCGAAGCAAGCCTCATTGAAAACGGACAAGCCTTCCGATTCACCGTGCACAAGATTGACCGCAGCCTGGTGATAGCTGACTCCAGAAGAGACCTGCGGGCATGTGACATCGGGTCGCTGTCTGCCGTCGGCCAGTCGCGCCGAGTCCATTCCAATATGAATTGGCGTGCCGGATTGAAGGGTCAAAATTGTAGCGATGGACCAACCGCCGACAATCGTATCCAGAACTCGATTCATGTCGTGGCCAACCAACAATCCTCGGCCCACCGGAACGCTCAGGATCGTCGCCAGGACCATGCGGTGCGTTGCATCGTTGGCGCTGATCGAACGCTCCGCTCTGATGTTGTCTGGCTCTTGCGGCCGTCGGCCGGAACTCAAAGCATCGGTGATGAAGGAATTCGCGCCCGATGAGGAATCGTCGATCGCCTTCGCATACGTGTAATTGCCTTCGAAGCTCACGTAATGGCTGGGACGCTTCTGGAAGCGCACCTGCAGCGAATTGTAGGAAGCGCTGGCGGCCAGCGCGGTCAGGCCGGAAAACTGCCCGTCGAATTGCGGAAATGGACGCAGCAGGTTGATGCGTGGAATCTGCGCGTTGTTATAGATCGAAGAGGGCTCGTTAAAGATTGCTTCCGGCCCGTTGAAAAGAGACACGAACGGGTTATCGACCAATTCGTTGAGCACGGTTGATGGACTCTCGCAGCCCCCGGGCGGTGGTGCAAGCTCACAGTCGTTAAAATCCGCTACGATC is from Acidobacteriota bacterium and encodes:
- a CDS encoding c-type cytochrome; protein product: MQPFEISRWVRMGGVALALLLLSHSVEAQTLTPKVAPNSTASSKGKDLFESSCSVCHGMDGDGGEHAPGIGRTSRSRAMPDSELTRILHDGISSKGMPSFSTLGTLEIQSIVSYMRFLQANGEGRASTGDSKEGKKVFFGKGGCTGCHAMHGEGRFLATDLSDFAYDHDANDIRAAIINPQEQKASTLSLAHVTTSTGQQFSGVIRNENNSSIQIQDADGQFYLLLKSDLQSIERSRTLSMPVDFRQKLTAAEVEDLVSFIVQQSPVAKDPTSRSADRRKEDRID